The following DNA comes from Janthinobacterium sp. TB1-E2.
GCGCTTGCGCCGCTGCCGCATCCCAGGCTGTATTTTCTGGCACCCAGCGGCGGAACCGGCCGCGCTTGATCACTTCGGCGGTCCAGATGCGCAGCAGCTGGGCCAGGTTCTGCTGGCTGCCCTCGAACATGCGGTTGAGCGTACCGTCGGCGTACTTCACGCGACAAAGCAGCGCGCCAATGTCGCCGGCAAGCGCTGCAGCGGCCAGCGGGTCCGTCTGGTGGTGCTGCGCGTCGTCCATGAGGTTGCTCGAACCTATCGATGCGATGTAGCGGTCTGTAAAACCCATAATTGCCTTTCGTTGTATTGGCAGATGTTAACACCCATGACGGCCTTGCAGCAGCACATGGTATTAGTCGAATTACATATTTTAAGCTGCGGTCACAATAAAAATAATACCAACTATCAATACCGCCACCTGCGAAATGTTGTACGATAGAAACTAACAAAAAAATCTTTCCAAGAAATACTAGAATGCACATCAAAATAGCACTTACAAGAGAGCTAAAATCTGACCCATTGTGTTAAATCATAAAATATTAATGGGCCATCATAATAACTTTTTCCATATAAAACTTAAATCATAAAGAAATACGATATGACAAATTTTACAGCTTGGGTAAATAACATACTGAGTCTTCTCGCTCCTGGTTGGGTTGGATCTTTGATAGGAATTGTAGGCCTAGCGGCAGCAATAGCAACGTTTTTCCTCACACGACAAAGAACTGCACTTACATTCCACTGTTCAGGAAAAAGACTATTGGGATTAGCCGGGTCTAATTTACCCACGGGAATAAAAGTTGATTACAATGGTCGAAATATACCAAGGCTGACGCGATCGATTATTACACTTTGGAATTCAGGAGAAAAAACAATTGATGGAGATCATATAGCATCATCCGATCCACTCAAGATTGTAACAGACAACAAAGGAACAATTTTATCAGCTACGATTTTACAAGTTTCACGGACTGCGAACGATTTAAAGTGTTCGCTATCCACCACAAAATCAAACGAAGTAGAATTAGTATTTTCCTTTTTAGACACTGACGACGGCGCAGTAATTGAATTACTGCACACTAGTGAGGACATCAATACGAGAATAATCGGCACAATTAAAGGAATCCCTAAAGGAATTAACGGAAAACGTCAGACTGATTATCCAAACAACATAAAGGCGATTTCCTCCATAATCAATCCCATACCATTTTTATGGATTGTCCTAATAATTGGACTCGCAGCAATTTTACTTTCTTTATTTTTCCCGGATGAAATTAAAAATTTCATGGCTTCAAGTCCGCAGCCAGAATTACTTTCGGTATATATAACAGGGGGTCTTTATGTATGTATGTCTGCTACGTTGCTTTATTTTAGGCGTCAAAAATATCCAAAATCACTTCGAATAGACACTGATACTTCGGACGTCTAATCCGATTTAGAACCACAATCAAAATTCCTCTACTTTCCCGCCGCCGCCCGCCTTCTTCGGCAGCACTTGGACGGCAACGAAGCGCAGCGGATACATGTCGGCCGCGATCTTGATCTTCGCGCGTGCATCCTCTTGCCAATGCCCTTTCACTTCGTGCGCCTCCAGCGCGCCGTCGGCCAGCTGCACGGCGAAGTCGGGCGTATAAAACGTGTTGTCGGCCAGGCGGAATTTCAGGCCTTCGAACTTGTACCAGGCCACCTCGCCGGCGGCCTTGCGCAGCTCCAGCGTCTGCGCATACGCGGCTTCGGTCTTGTTCATGGCGCCGACCTTGAGGCGTCCCAGTGCCTGCAAGCCACGGGCCATCATTGCGCTTTCTCTAGGCGATGAGTGACCGCCTTGACGATTGCTGCGCGCGCAGCTGCGTCCCTGTCCGGATAGAACCGGTACCACTCCAGGAAGCCGCTGGCATCGACGCCGACCGACATCGGCATCAGCCGGATCTCAAACTGCACAAGCAGCGGCGCGGCCGCCGCCCAGCCGCCCATCCAGTCCGGCACCATGGCCTGGCCGCGACTTGCGGCGGCGCCAGCCGGCGGCGTGCCGACCAGAGCGCCGCCCACCTCGACGATGTTGGACCAGCCCAGCAGCTCGGCCAGGCGTTTGTTTGCTGCGATTTTGTTTTCTTGATTTTTCATTTAAAGCCTTTTAAGCCGTTTTTTCTGATGGGTACGTCACTTCGTAGCGGCCATGGCCCTTGCGCAGTGCGGCGGTGCCTCAGGCAAATCCTGAGCGGCATTCGCAGCCTGGACGCTCGGGCGCTTCCCCCTGTGCGACTCCCAATCGAAGACCACCAGCCTGCCGCCGCCCTCGCGCAGTCGGTCAAACGCCCGCGCACCCAGGAACTGCTCCAGGCCGGCAGCGTCCAGATTGCTGATGACGATGGTCGGGCGCGCCGCCTCATAGCGGCCGTTGATGATCTCGAAGAGGATCAGCTTTTCCGTGTCGCTACCGTGCTGCACGCCCACCTCGTCGAGGATCAGCAGATCAGGATCGACCAGGTCGCGGATGGCCTGCGCCTCGGTGCGCCCGGCGCCCTTGGCGTAGGTTTCCTTGACGGAGCGCACCGCGCGCATCACCGACGTGAAGACCGCCTGGCGCCCTTGCGCCATGATGTGGTGGGCAATGCCCACGGCCAAGTGCGTCTTGCCGGTACCGACATCCCCGGCGAAGATCAGGCATGCGCCAATGGCCCGGGCGTCTTCGAAGTTCTCGGCGTACCGGGTGGCTACGGCCAGCGCGCGCTCGGCGCCTGAGCAGTCCGGCCGGTACGATTCGAGGCGGCGATCAGCAAAACGCTCGGGAATAGCAGCACGGCCGAGCTTTGCGCTCCATTCGCGCGCCTTAAGTTCCTGGCGCCAGGCGGCGCGCTGCTCGGCCTCGCGCACCTGGTCTTCGACGTTCATGCAGTCCGGGCAGCCGGACCAGGCGCCGCGAATCAGCATTGCCGTGTACTCGCCGTGCATTGGGCAGCGCTCGATCTTCGCGCTGACGAAGCGCTTCTTGCCTTCAAAAGGTGCCATCTGCCCCAACGCCCTTGTGGTAATCCTGCTTGCCAAAGTTTCCATGCTGTGCCGTCTTTCCGCCCAAAGGCGTTCGTTTCATCGTCAGTTGATCCCACTTCTCGCGCAACTTTGCCGGCGAGAGGATGTTCGAGCACCAGAACGCATCTCCCTGGGCCCATTGGAAAAGCTCGCAGATTTCCGCGTGGGTGCGCTTGTCCCGCTCTCGTAGCAGCCGCACGTCGTCAGCCCAGGTGTCGAAGTTCGGCTGCCTGGCGGAGTCGTTGTTCGCCAGCACCCGGCCGAACAGCCAACGTGCGCACTTCTCGTCGTCAGCGCTGTGCTTGCGTTTTTCCCTGGCTTCCTTGATATCGACCACAGGCACCGTTGGAATCGCCGAGTCGGGGATTTTCTCCGACAAGGTTTTATATATTGGTGTTTGGTGATTGGGTATTGGTGTTTGGGTAGCCGTTGCAGGCGTTGCAGGTGCCGTTACAGGTGGCGTTTCAGGTTCCGGGATTTTCGGGGCCTGCAACGCACTCGCCATCGCCCGGAGTTCCTTGATTCCGATATTCCAAGCAGCGTGCTGCCCAGCAGCCGTAAGCTGGGCAAACAGGGCTGCACGCTCGTCTCTATGTCGCCTCATGCGTGTTTCCTCGTTCGCCTTCTTCGCCTCGCGCTCTGGCTCGCCGGCCTGGAATGCGAAGATAATTTCGTCACACGTTTTGTGGTGCCAGCCATCGGCAGCGAGAGAAAAAAACTCTTTGAGAACGACGTCAACCGCCTTTTTTTCTTCACGGCTGCGTGCGCGAACGACACGTTTTATTTCCTCGATGTCCGGATCGAGTGGCATTTCCTTGTCGAGGTAGCGCCGAATCATGCGGCAATAGATCCCGTCCTCGCAGGCGGAAAGGTGCGAGGTATTCTTGTCATAGTCGCCAATATGGTGCTCGAAGTAGTTCAAGGCCGAGCCTCCTGCGCACGCGCCGCGCCGAACAGCGCAGCCACCAGCGGGAAGCCCAAGGTGCCGGGCATGCCGCCAAGCACGAATTTACGGAAGATAATTCGCGTCATTTGTGTTCCATTTTTTGTTTTTGGTCACTGGGCGCTACATCAAGCAGGCCCATCGACCGTAAAATTTCATGTGTAGTGCCGACGGCCGCGCGAAAGGCAGCCTCCAGGCCGGCCAGCGGCAGATCAACCGGGCGCCGGCGCCGGCCGTCGAGCACGTCGTGGCACGCGCTGCAACCAAACGCAGCGACCGTGTCCGGTGCCTTCAGGCCCATGCCCTTCCCGTCCGCCAAGAAGTTTGAATGGCAGAGCACGGTGGTGTCAGGGTCGAAGTTGCAGACGGCCAGGCGCAGGGTGCAGTCCTGTCCGCGCGCGGCGCGCCGGATCGGCGTCGAGACAGGGCCTTTCGACTTCAAGCCGGCCTTGCGCTTCGGCGCCGTGCGCTGGTGCGACTGTACGGAGAGCATGCCGGTGCTGGGCATGGGCGAGATACGCTTGAATGGCGTGCGCGCCAGGGGCTTGCCTGGCTTCATGGGTGAACGGCGCATCATGTTATGATGCCTTTTCGCTAACCAAGGGATCGACATGACAATCACCGCCGCAAGCCCAGCACAAACTAATTTGAACAACGAAGCAGCCGGCCTTGCGCTTCAACAACTCCAGCTCGCGCATGAGGTGCTTGTTAAATTCAGGAGCAACGCAGGCCCCCATGGAAAGGATGAAGTGATTGCGGTTGCGCAAATTATTGCGACCAATTACGCCGGGCGCGTGGGGATAAAGGCAAATGCCTAATTTCCCGAGGACAGGGCAAAGCAAGTTGTTCATAGTTCGCCCTCCGAGAGCAGCTGCGGCTGCACGGCGCCGTTGGCATAAACCGTATCCATGATGGTCGTGGTGACCGGTGAGGCGCGCTTGCCGGGCCATTTGTCGCTGGTTATATTCTTCATCATTCGCAAAGTCCGTAAGCAGAGCTGCACGCCGTTGGCTCGTCCAACGCTGTGAGCAGTGAAAATTGTTTGCCGCCGCGGCTCGTCTTCGACCACTCAACCACTGCTTCGATAGTCGATGCCTGGCCAGCATGCGCCTTGGTGCCCATGTGGAAAAACGATACGGGCGAGCGCGGTCGGCAAACTTCCGAAACCAGAGCCTCCCATTCCGCGATTCGAGCGATGTGCTGAGGGAACCGGCGTGACACCTCGTGCAGCTCCCCTTTGCTGCAGTTGATGCAAGGCATGCAGCCGACGCGCGACATCCCTTGCTTGTAGAGCGGATTTGGCTCGATGCCGGCCAGCCGATGTGCCTCGAACACGTCACCGACGTTCCAGCGCAAGATTGGCCGGTAAGTGAACAGGCCACCGCCAACCACTTCGAAGTGCTTGACGCACGCACCAGTGCCTTGCAGACGCTCGCGGCGCGACTGGCTTTCGTCGATCCGCACGCCCTGCCAGGACCAGATCGCATCGCATTCACGATCGATCAAATCCATTGCGAACTCCGTCAACGGCTTGGTCTTGAGGTATTCCGTGCAAAACTGCCGTTTGCGCGATGGGAAGCCACCCCGCACCATGCAAAGGTCCAGGTATGGGTTTCCAGATGGGTGCAGCAGCTCAAGCGCACGCTGTGCGGCCTCGGCCGTCCAGTGATACATGAACTTGCGCTTCCCATACACGGCAGACTCCGGTTCGCCGGCCGCGATGCGCGCCAGGTTGGCGCGCTTAGTGGCGAATTCATCAGCGAAATCAGCACGCACCACGTCGACCTTGATGCCAAGGGCCGCTGGCAAGTAGTCCAGTGCATATTCCAGCGTGCTCTCATGCTCGTTGCCCGTATCGGCCATGACGAAGCGGCACGCGGCCATACCGTGCTGTTCCAGCGCGAGAATAGCGGTAGCTGTGCTGTCCTTACCGCCTGAAAGTGAAATCAAGTGGATCAGGCTCATGATAATATTGCCTTTTGACAATACATCGCAGCATGAGACATCTCGGCTAGATGCGCACCGGAGAACAAATGATCGCCCCTTGGAAGAAGGAAGCTGCGCAATGGTTTTTTGCGTCCATTATTGTTATTATCTTTACATTTATGATTGTGGCGTTGAGCGCAGTTATCGTAGATCCTAAAAAGGGACCGGCCTCTGCGGACGCCGCATCGTGGGTGCAAGCCATTGGCACGGTGGTGGCGCTGTTCGCCACATATTTCTTTGGCGAGCGACAGGCGCAGCATGCTCTCCGTACTGCAACGACTATTCAGGACCGCGAGCATGCTCGAAAGAAATCTGCATTCCTCGCCATTTGCCTGGTAGCGCGGGATAATGCCGACTGTATTGGGCGGGTTTTTAGTGAAAAGCCTTATGACCCTTTCCGTCGATTTGTTGAATATCAAGAGTCGGCTACGAATGATATCGTCAAGGCACTTCGCGCCATTCCAGTGCACGATGTAGGAAGTGCGAGTGCCACTACTGCGCTGCTGAATTTGACTCAAGATTTGTCGATGCTGATCATCTGGATCGAAGCTTTCGACAGGGATTTCGAGAGCGTGAGGAACAATGTCCAGCATGCCGAACTGAGGCTTCAACTCACCCAGGACGAAATCGGCAGAAGAGTGGAAGAAATTTCCCAACACTACGCGACGCTCAAAGTTGAATTGGGCACGACCGATCAATTTAACCATCATTAATCCTCCATCGCGCGCTTGATGCCAGCGGCGTCGAGGCCAGCAGCCTTGCAACCCAGGCGGGTCGCGTGGAAGTAGGCCTGCGTCTCGCTTTCGTGGCCGGCAATGACCAGGCCTGCATCGGCCAGGCGCTGCATCGCCTCCCGCGCAGCGCCGGAAATGTTCGCGCAATAGTAGTTGCGATAGCCCCAGCGATTCTTCCGCTTGCCCTGTACGGCGCCCAGCATGTGCTGCAGCTTGGCGAAGTCGCCAGGCATGATCGCGGCACGGACGGCGGCAAGCGCGCAGGTGGCGCATTTGCCGTGCTGGGCCAACTGCTTGGCGGTGCTGGCCTTACCGCAAGCGCAGACCTTGCGGATCAACGAATAAGCGGGCGCGGCTTGATTCGCCAGATGATGGCGAATAGTCTGAGCAGGGTTAGTTATCATGATATTATTTCCTTCCCGCAATTAAGGAGGTTTTATGCACACACTCAGCGTCGTTGAAAAATCGCAACTTGAGGCAGCAACAGAGATCACCGCAAAACAGTTGAAAATTGCTGTAGACCTTCACAACAGGCAGTTCCCCGGCATAAACAACTCCGAAGTATTGGCTGCCATCATTCAGGCTTTGGCTACCAACTTCGCTGCGGCAGTAGCCGCCGACCACAAATAAATTTTTAATATTCACGCCACCCTCGCAATCTCGCGCTCATGCGCGAAGTTGGCGCGCATAGCAGCATCAATCCGGCGGCCGAGCCATGCCACGTTCGACACGGCCCAGCTGTTGCCGATGGCCTTGTAGCGCGGCCCGTCAGCTGCCGCGCGCGCAATCTGCTCGCGTGCCATCACGCCGCCGCGCATCAGGTACTTGATCCAGTCCTGATCAAGCTTTTCCGCGCGGATAGCGCGGCCGAACGGAGTGAGGGTGTAGTCGTCGGGGAAATCTTGAAGGCGCTCGCACTCGCGGGGCGTGAGGCGGCGGACTGCCATGCCAGTCAGCACCATTGGCGTACCTTGGCCGGGCTTACCGCCGCCGGTCGACAGCGCGTCGGTGCGGCTGCCGTCGCCGCCTTCCAGGCGGATTTCGGCGCGGCTGTTCTCGGCGAATGCAGCCACAATTGGCTGCCCGCGCCCAGTGCCATCCTCGCTGGCATCGAAGCCTTCGGCTTTAAGAGTGTGCGTGATGTCGCCGGTGATGCAGACCGCCTGCGCTTGCGGGCGGGACGTGCCCAGAGCACCAAAGACGCTGGTACTACTCACGCAGTCCTGGCGCGCGTCGAAGGCGATAGCCGGCGGGCTGCCGGCGTTGGCATGACTGCGGGCGTGGTTTCCAGCACGTAGCGTGGGTGACAGGTCGTAGCTGGCGTCGCCGCCGTAGTCCTTGCTGCTGAAGGCGATGGGCGCGGCCAGCACCAGGAACGTCTCGCTCTCAAAATCGAAGTGAGGCCCGGCATGCGCGCGACAAGCGGTGGCAACATAAATTTCACCTGCTTGGTTGTTGCCACCGAAAGCCATAGGGATAAGCATGCCGGCCTCGGCATCCTGCTGGGTCGCGCTGCCGGCGGCCTTGCCATTAGCCTGCAGCGTTCCAGCGATGAGCGTGTCCAGGCCATCGCCGCGCGGACGCTCAATGCTACGTGCCACCGGAGCGGCTAAGGCAGCACCGAAAGCAAGGTCTTCCCCGTCGCCCTGTGGTGCTCCGCCAATATCCTCGGTACTGACTGGCTGCAACCCGAGGCCGCATTCGTCCTGCACTCCGCCACGGCGCGCAGCGCTCGCTCTAACTGTACCGGCAATGTCTTGCGGCGATTCTCTGCTCGGCGGAGAATCCCGGCGCACGCCGTCGAACTCAAAAAGTACCGTTCCGGGATCGAACCCTTCTCCAGCACTTGCGACAACGAACACACGACGGCGTCGTTGGGCCACTCCGAAATATTGGGCGTCAAGGGTCCGCCACGCGACTGTTCGCGCGGGGCCATACACACAACCAGCGTACGCCCATTTGCCCCCTGGCGGTTCGATTGGATCATCTTCACCGGCAAGGCCAGCAAGGAAGCAGCCGAAGGCATTATCTTTTGTGGAGAGGACTCCAGGGACGTTTTCCCAGAAGACAACGGCTGGAAGAAGTCCAGCTGCTGCGCGTCGTGCGTCAATTTCATCTGCAATCTCGCAAAAAACAAGGGAAAGGTTGCCGCGTTCGTCGTCGAGCGAATTGCGCAGGCCCGCAATCGAGAACGCTTGGCACGGCGTGCCGCCGCAAAACACGTCAGGCGCAGGCACGAAGCCGTCGCGGATCAAGGCGGCGACCTTGGTCATGTCGCCCAGATTTGGTACGTCCGGATAGTGGTGCGCCAGCACGGCGCAAGGGAATGGCTCGATCTCGGCCAGCCAGGCGGCGCGCCAGTCGAGCGGCCCCCAGGCGACGCTGGCAGCCTCAAGACCGCTGCATACCGAACCGAAAGTAATAGGCATGGCCGTAGTGAAGGAATCGCGCTTCATGCTAAGATTCCTTTCAAACAACTTTCGGCAAACGCATGAAATACCCATACCTCACGGTCGTACTTTTGGTAATTTTTGGCGTTGTCGATATCGTCATTTTGGGAAACCACTACGAACTCACGAAGTCCGATTGGTCCGGATGGGTGCAGGCGATAGGATCGATCGCTGCGATTCTTGGGGCTTTTTACATTGCCGATGCTCAGACCAAGCAGGCTTTGAAAGTTGCCAAGGAAAGGCAAGTGCGTGACGATAGACGAAGGGTCGACATAGTAGACGCGCTGCTGTCGAGGATTTATGATTTGGCGGACGAAATGCTTCGCCAAAGCAGAGACAGCAACGTTCACTACTTCCATGGTTTTAATCAAAGTGTTTTGATTGATTTGCGAGAATCTATAAAAACGATTCCGATAATGGAGGTTCCATACGCAGAAATTGTCTTCCACATCACAGCGTTGCCACATGCGCTTGAAGAAGTGGCGCTTGTATTCAGGAATGTAAGATCTGATGGGGAGGAAGATCCAACTACAATTTACGAGCGACTGTTTGCCACCGATCTCGAGCAAAGAATTGATGACTTGCTGAAACTCACCACTGAAGCGCGAACTGTATGCCTCCATTGGTCGCTCCCTTAACCTGTCAAATTTAGTGAGATCCTTTCTCAGCATGCTCTCCGGATCGAAATTCATGAGCGCACCTCCGCAGCTGGCCGGCGAATGACCACGACAGGCATTGCGCCCACCGTACCGCGAAAGTGTGGCGTGGCCGCCTGGCCTGGCTGTTCTGGTTCGACGCCGAGCATCGCCGCGCGCGATGCATCTTTCAGCACGTAGCGAATGCCCACCTGGCGCACATTGCCCTGGATGAAGCGCGAGAAAATCATGCGCAAGCGATGCTCCATGCCCGCTTCTTCGATATCGAAGCCCGCGCGCTCGCAGATTTGGTAGAAAGTGCCGGGCCCGTGCAGCAAGGCCTGCAGCAGTGCGTACGAGCGGGAGCCTTGCTTAGGAAGCGTGACGCCAGAACGGCGGCGTTTCGTCTTGTTTACGCCAAAAGTCGGGCGCGGGATATTGTCATTTTGGCCAGTCACAATGCCACCTCCGCAAGTACCGAGTCGCGCCACTTCACTTGCTGGATGGGTGTGCCGCTTCCGTGCGCCTTACCGGTATCCGCCACGAAAGCATGCGCGCGGCCCTTCTCCGTCGGCACCCAATGGCCTGCGATACTCTCTTGCAGGCCGGCCTCGACCAGAAGCTGGTTGAAAGCCCTGGCGCTCTTGACGAAGCGGCTGCCCAACTCCGTCGGCGTGTAGTAAATCTCCTGGCTGGGCGTGGCCAGGTGCGTGCGCTCCATCAGCTGCAGCATATTGACGCCGGTCAGGGCGGCCGTACCCTGGTTTGCGCTGATCGCCGCGGCGTTCTTGTCGAGGCCGATCAGGCGCGCAATGCCGAAGATGGCGCGGAATTCCTTGGCGGGCGAGATTGCGCTGGGCTTGGGCGCGGCCGGTGCCTGGCCGGTGACCACGGCGTCGAAGGTGCGGATTACTTCCAGGTGGAACTTGGGGCTAATCCACATGGCGTAGGCGTACACCAGCTCCTTGCACACGTAGGTGCCGCCGTTGCGGCCCTGGGAAGTGATGGTTGGCAAACTCTGCACCGGCGCAGAGTTTAATTCCGCTTCCAGCTCCTGGATTTCCGGGCGACGGAAGAAGAATGCAGGTTGATGGCGGCTTTCCGCACCAGCTGCCCTGTGCAAGTCGTTGAGGCAAAAGCGGCCTTCTTTATCGATCGCGATCAGCGTATTCGCTATCGTGATGCCTTTGTGTTGTACAATTTCGGTCATAAATTCTTTCGCGAATTTTTGTTGTTTCAAGGAAGCCCGCCTGCAAGCGGGCTTTTTTCATTTCTGGCCTTGCAGCTCCTGCAGCATTGCTTCGTAGTGCTGGCGCGTCCGGACGTGGCCGGGATCGACCGGCAGTTCGCACTCGGCATGCCCTTTCTACTGGACGCCGTCTTCGCCAAGCGCCGCGTTGGCGCCAGGCTCGGGCTGCGTAGTCGACCAGGTCAAGCCGCCACCTCGGCGCGCGCGATGCGCTTGAGCTCGCAGATCGACACGTCGAACACCTCGTGCATGCGGATCAGCAGCGAGGCGCCGATCGGCAGGCGGCCGTGGCGAATCTTGGAAATCACTGGTGGCGCCACTTCCAGCGCGCGGGCCAGAGCGGCGTCGTTCTTTGGGCCTTTGGCCAGGAGGGTGTCGAGCAAGTTGTTGTTGCCATCGGCGTTGTTCAGCGAGCCATACGGCGTAATTGCAGTTGTTTGCGTCATGTCATATTCCTAATTGATGGTGATTAAAGTGGCAGATTCCGGTCATGTGATGCTGTAGCTGTCGGGTGCGGGTTCGTTATGGCGGCTCGCGCCGCGGCACCTCGTATTTCTTCGCCACTCTGTCGGTGGCATCGCGCCATTTCTGGCGCGCTTCCTTGTGCGCGGCCTTCGCCGCGCCTTCCCCCTTCCCGTCCTTGGCGCCCTGCAGGTCTTTCTCAGCCTGGCGGTAAATCATCGAGCGCTGGAAAACCAGCTCCTTTTCCTCGGCAGTGACCTCGGCTGGTTTATTCAATAGCTGCCTCCATGCCGTTAAACCCGCATCCGCACGACGCGCGGGACCAGGCCGAAGCTGGGGCGCTGCGGCTGGAGTGGGCCCAACTTTTCCCGTGATTTGGGTCTAGCCCCGCTCGAAAACGGCGGCGTATCATTCCGTTTCGGCCTGGCGTCCAGGTGATTGCGGATGATCACGATCGTGCATTCGTTCAGCACGTCGCTGACCGACTTGCGCATCGAAGTGCATGCGGCTTGCAAGGCATCTTTGTTGTCTTCGGTGATGTAGCCCTTGACGAGCGCGGTACGTTTTTGCTTCTGTTTCATGGTTTTCTCCTGGTGGTCGGTGTTACAGGGTTTGGGTACAGCGAAAATGGCCGGGAAATTCCTTCGTGCTACATTGCTATCTCCATAACAACAATTTGAAGGAATTTCCCATGGAACTACCAACTCTCGCGGGAGCATTGGCCTCTCTAAAGCTGGCAGCCGATGCGGCGAAAGGGTTGCTGTCCGAGCGCGATGACCGTTTAGTGACCAAAGTCATCGGGGATATGAATGATCGGATGATGGATGTCCAAAATCAGTGTCTGGCGCTCCTGGATAAGCAATACGCGCTGGCCGAGAGCGAACGTCAGCTGAAAGAGAAGCTGCGAAAAATGGAAGAGAAAGCTGCAGACCTTGATCAGTACGAGTTGCATCAAAACACTCATGGTGCAGTCATGTACCGATCCAAGGTATCGCTCGATCCTTCGGACAAACCGGTATACCTGTGCGCAAACTGCATGGCTGCCGGCGTAAAAACATTTCTTCAACTTCAACGAAGCGGAATGAAAACTGTCTTCTTTTGCAAAGAACATGGCGAAATACGATCTGAGATCCCGGACAAAGTGATGCAACCGGTGCGCATTAGGTTTTAACTTCACGTTGACTCCTTCAGTGGCTTGAGGCATTCATCGAGCGGCGCTCCTGGCGGCAGCTGGCGCGACTCGACCAGCGGGATGCGCACGAAGTCGGCCGCCGGACGAGGCGGGGAAATTGGAAGGCGGATCATGGCTTCGCGCCCACGTCGATGCCGACAGCGGCCCGCAAAGGCACGGTGTCAAAGATGGCATTGGCGGTAGGAGGCTGGCGGCCGGCGTGGCCTGGGTCGACAGCAACTAGCTCCGGCCAAATCTTTTGCCAGTCATCAGGCCGAAGCTCTTGACGGGTCACCTTGCCACCCGTCTCCCCCTCGATGGCTGGGCAGTGCTGAATAGCAACCGGACGGATGTTTTCAATCCACTGGTGCAGCAGCGCTGGGGAAACGTTGATTGCACGAGCAAATTCAGCCTTCTTCGTGCCTGACTCGATGAGGTAGTTTTTGAGGTTCATGTCGCAATAATAGCATTGCTAGTATGAAAGTCAATAGCATAGCTCGTTGCGCTCTTAAATAGCATCGCTATACTCCGCTTATGAAAAAAGAACCCAAGGCCTTAGAAAATTGGCAGATTGAAGACGCGCAGCGACTAAAGTCACTCTTTGACGCGCGCGAGCCAAAGATTTCTCAGGCTGAATTTGGCGCGAAATTCGAGATCGGCTCTCAAGGCATGGTCTGGCAGTACGTGGCTGCACGCCGCCCACTCAATATCAAAGCGGCTACCGCCTTTGCGCGGGGCCTGGGCGT
Coding sequences within:
- a CDS encoding transcriptional regulator, with translation MNLKNYLIESGTKKAEFARAINVSPALLHQWIENIRPVAIQHCPAIEGETGGKVTRQELRPDDWQKIWPELVAVDPGHAGRQPPTANAIFDTVPLRAAVGIDVGAKP